In Halococcus salsus, one DNA window encodes the following:
- a CDS encoding ferredoxin, translated as MPDEPVDPSDIGEHDAPPVEEKPYKIIFEANKCIAAGKCAEVSENWTMNLTSGIAQPESYFIDESALEDNIEAAEVCPAKKDRGVIHVVDRRTNEEIAPDPAGDGSLSVDW; from the coding sequence ATGCCCGACGAACCCGTCGACCCCAGCGACATCGGCGAGCACGACGCCCCGCCGGTCGAGGAGAAGCCCTACAAGATAATCTTCGAGGCCAACAAGTGTATCGCGGCGGGCAAGTGCGCCGAGGTCTCCGAGAACTGGACGATGAACCTCACCTCCGGGATCGCCCAGCCCGAATCCTACTTCATCGACGAGTCCGCGCTGGAGGACAACATCGAGGCCGCCGAGGTCTGTCCCGCGAAGAAGGACCGGGGTGTGATACACGTCGTCGATCGCCGGACGAACGAGGAGATCGCGCCCGACCCCGCGGGCGACGGCTCGCTCTCGGTCGATTGGTAG